A single genomic interval of Halomonas sp. GT harbors:
- a CDS encoding GlxA family transcriptional regulator translates to MNEEQQNSQPLSQRANTLRIAVLMMPGQVPLDLVGPLQVLQCADRLSIDVEICYVGPNAAMPWLGPLTLSGIDPLPEQLPPQHLLLIPGQYRNSVEPLAQQECVSWLKANACYADTLMTVCSGTLLLADAGLLEGRRCTTHHTLIEQLQAKAPKAKVQSDCIFIEDGRYLTSAGISTGIDTMLYWLTRACGHSLALAVAREMVLYLRRSGQEPQLGAWLEGRNHVDERLHRVQDAICAAPSQTWRIETLATQAAMSERHFRRQFKSLTGMLVGEYIMGLRLQRAKTLMTETTWTLARVAEASGFGDERQLRRIWARHEKVPPSVWRRASSQKLLD, encoded by the coding sequence GTGAATGAAGAGCAACAGAATAGCCAACCGCTCTCCCAAAGAGCCAACACCCTGCGGATTGCGGTATTGATGATGCCTGGCCAAGTGCCGCTTGACTTGGTCGGGCCTCTACAAGTACTGCAGTGTGCCGACCGGCTTTCAATAGATGTTGAGATTTGCTATGTCGGCCCCAACGCCGCTATGCCATGGTTAGGCCCGCTGACGCTTAGCGGCATTGACCCGTTACCGGAACAGCTTCCCCCTCAACACTTACTGCTAATTCCAGGACAGTATCGCAATAGCGTGGAGCCATTGGCGCAGCAAGAGTGTGTTAGTTGGCTCAAGGCAAACGCATGCTATGCGGACACACTGATGACTGTTTGCTCTGGCACATTGTTACTGGCTGATGCAGGCTTGCTGGAAGGGCGACGTTGCACCACGCATCACACGTTAATCGAACAGTTACAGGCCAAAGCGCCAAAGGCTAAGGTGCAAAGCGATTGTATTTTTATTGAAGATGGCCGCTATTTAACCAGCGCTGGGATTTCAACCGGTATAGATACCATGCTGTACTGGCTCACCCGTGCTTGCGGTCATTCATTGGCGCTAGCGGTGGCGCGAGAAATGGTGCTATATCTTCGCCGCAGTGGACAGGAACCCCAGTTGGGAGCCTGGCTTGAGGGCCGCAATCATGTGGATGAACGGCTGCATCGCGTTCAAGATGCAATATGTGCCGCCCCCTCGCAAACCTGGCGTATTGAAACATTAGCGACTCAAGCAGCCATGAGTGAGCGCCATTTTCGGCGCCAGTTCAAAAGTCTCACCGGTATGCTGGTAGGCGAATACATTATGGGGTTGCGCTTGCAACGCGCTAAAACATTAATGACCGAGACGACATGGACCCTAGCAAGGGTTGCCGAAGCATCCGGCTTCGGTGATGAACGGCAACTAAGGCGTATCTGGGCTCGCCACGAGAAAGTGCCACCGAGTGTATGGCGCCGGGCCAGTTCTCAAAAGCTGCTGGATTGA
- a CDS encoding Replicative DNA helicase, which yields MINTKIYKAVYELAERLMKAAAKDDREAFAPLYAELQAICTDNENTDKDHPEQWETLADFTEELEDALPIYQKALEKAIAKHSKDHMASIGFSMATLQVQLGQTDDAIERLQHAKASADGIEDDELKAEIDQLLETLTTH from the coding sequence ATGATTAACACCAAAATATATAAAGCGGTTTATGAACTCGCGGAACGGCTAATGAAAGCCGCGGCTAAAGATGACAGAGAGGCGTTTGCTCCGCTCTATGCCGAGTTGCAGGCGATTTGTACCGATAACGAGAATACTGATAAAGACCACCCAGAGCAGTGGGAAACCTTGGCTGACTTTACCGAAGAGCTAGAGGATGCGCTGCCGATTTACCAAAAGGCGCTTGAGAAAGCTATTGCTAAGCACTCGAAAGACCACATGGCCTCTATTGGTTTTTCCATGGCAACGTTGCAAGTACAGTTAGGTCAGACGGATGACGCCATCGAAAGATTGCAACATGCGAAAGCCAGCGCTGATGGCATTGAAGATGACGAGCTGAAAGCAGAAATCGACCAGTTGCTTGAAACGCTAACGACCCACTAG
- a CDS encoding DUF1028 domain-containing protein, giving the protein MTYSLIALDKQSGTFGVACATGGPALGGFVPHMLPGIGAAITQGFSTNVFSAEQGLYRLANGEKVADIISSLQQQDNGAAWRQVALMDQRGVAAGWTGHENVPVAEMRISDGLLIAGNMLANRDVIPAMEAAYLDTRQRKDMASALIAALSAAQQQGGDHRGTLSAALKVRAPGGLPYDLRIDYAPNAITALSELHLRIEQDGDFQSFLARLPTADNPHRY; this is encoded by the coding sequence ATGACCTACAGTTTAATAGCACTTGATAAGCAATCAGGCACTTTCGGCGTTGCATGTGCTACCGGCGGGCCTGCACTGGGTGGTTTTGTTCCCCATATGCTACCGGGTATTGGTGCCGCTATTACCCAGGGCTTTAGCACCAATGTATTCAGTGCAGAGCAAGGACTGTATCGCTTAGCCAACGGGGAAAAGGTGGCGGATATTATCAGCAGCCTGCAACAACAGGACAACGGTGCTGCGTGGCGACAGGTTGCTTTGATGGATCAGCGTGGCGTTGCCGCAGGCTGGACAGGCCATGAAAACGTTCCGGTTGCTGAGATGCGAATTAGCGATGGTTTGCTGATTGCAGGCAATATGCTGGCCAATCGTGACGTTATACCCGCCATGGAGGCAGCCTACCTTGATACTCGCCAGCGTAAAGATATGGCCAGCGCTTTGATAGCCGCGCTGAGTGCTGCTCAGCAGCAGGGTGGGGATCATCGTGGCACGCTCTCAGCGGCTCTGAAAGTACGCGCCCCAGGCGGCTTGCCCTACGATTTGAGAATCGATTATGCCCCTAACGCGATTACTGCACTGAGCGAACTTCACCTACGTATTGAGCAGGATGGTGATTTTCAGTCATTTCTTGCTCGTCTTCCTACAGCTGACAATCCGCATCGTTATTAA
- a CDS encoding DJ-1/PfpI family protein — protein MNIGIYIYDQAEVLDFSGPFEVFTTASRVSDEDAPFSVFLIAEKDGPVTARAGYQVLPNATIDNHQPLDVLIIVGGVHTGEMANEKVKAWIADQTAIVQQVATVCTGIFLVANAQPSLKGRVTTHWDDQRDLRTQFPQLDVVEDVRWVDDGGVISSGGISAGIDMCLHLVAKLHSSELAEKTARQMEYRWNR, from the coding sequence ATGAACATTGGTATCTATATCTATGACCAAGCTGAGGTGCTCGATTTCTCGGGCCCCTTTGAAGTTTTTACCACGGCCAGTCGCGTCAGTGATGAAGACGCGCCGTTTTCAGTATTTTTGATTGCTGAAAAAGACGGCCCGGTAACTGCTAGGGCGGGATACCAAGTCTTGCCAAATGCCACCATTGATAATCACCAGCCTTTGGATGTATTGATTATTGTCGGTGGTGTACACACGGGTGAAATGGCAAACGAAAAGGTAAAGGCCTGGATTGCAGATCAAACAGCCATAGTGCAACAGGTGGCCACAGTGTGTACCGGTATCTTCCTAGTTGCTAATGCCCAGCCTAGCCTGAAAGGAAGAGTGACTACCCACTGGGACGATCAACGTGATTTGCGAACTCAGTTTCCGCAGCTTGATGTGGTGGAAGACGTGCGCTGGGTAGACGATGGCGGTGTTATTAGTTCCGGTGGCATCTCGGCGGGGATCGATATGTGCCTACACTTGGTAGCCAAATTGCACAGCTCCGAGCTTGCGGAGAAAACAGCGCGACAAATGGAATATCGCTGGAACCGGTAG
- a CDS encoding class I SAM-dependent DNA methyltransferase, with product MSANALYTDLSGYYDLMCVDIDYKAQSNAIHRLHQIFGNGGHTHLDLACGTGPHIRHFIDFGYLSSGLDINQPMLDIAATRCPEALFSLQDMSAFEASEPLDLITCFLYSIHYNDGIEKLKGCISSAHRALKQDGVFYFNVVDKNKINNDLFVKHSARQEDNIFTFRSGWHYDGHGEKQSLRLSIEKTNADATQIWNDEHPMVAVSFMELTDLLAPYFEVHVFEHNYQTITPWDNLSGNAIFVCVKR from the coding sequence TTGTCCGCCAACGCACTCTATACCGACCTATCTGGCTACTATGATTTGATGTGCGTCGATATTGACTATAAAGCGCAAAGCAACGCCATTCATCGGCTCCATCAGATCTTCGGCAACGGCGGGCATACGCACCTTGATTTAGCCTGTGGCACAGGCCCTCATATTCGCCACTTTATTGATTTTGGTTATCTCAGCAGCGGTCTTGATATTAACCAACCCATGCTGGATATCGCCGCCACACGCTGCCCAGAAGCACTCTTTTCGCTGCAAGACATGAGTGCATTCGAAGCCAGCGAACCCCTCGATTTAATCACCTGTTTTTTGTACTCGATCCACTACAACGATGGGATTGAAAAGCTAAAAGGATGTATTTCCAGTGCCCATCGCGCGCTAAAACAGGACGGCGTTTTCTATTTTAACGTGGTGGATAAAAACAAAATCAATAACGATTTATTTGTTAAACACAGTGCCAGACAAGAAGACAATATCTTTACGTTTCGCTCGGGTTGGCACTACGACGGACACGGCGAAAAGCAATCGCTTAGACTAAGTATTGAAAAAACCAACGCAGACGCCACCCAGATATGGAACGATGAGCACCCCATGGTAGCGGTCAGCTTTATGGAGTTAACCGACCTACTGGCGCCTTATTTTGAGGTGCATGTATTTGAGCACAACTACCAGACCATCACCCCTTGGGATAACCTTTCGGGCAATGCGATTTTCGTCTGTGTTAAGCGTTAG
- a CDS encoding YfcC family protein: MSQQQQVSDTKAPASGKWYKQIPDPMVLIFFILVAAYLMTFIVPAGEFERQTVDGRTTVIPESFMYLSDVANLHFFKIFVAIPEGLINASQFLFIVFIAGGLFHILQRTGALENAIGVAVHRVGAENSIKSRNLIIAAGTFIYGFFGVAVGFENNIALVPIGVLIASAIGCSRLVGVVMAVGGIGIGFALSPINPYTVGVAQGIGELPTFSGWWLRTLMVVACLATLALFICRYVVKMDYHDDSPAELTKRLEDYTLSRQNIITLAIFISGLIIMLIGVFTRGWYINEIAAMFLLMAIVIGLSNGLGANALVRQMMEGASSVTAGALVIGVAASIQVILQDAQIIDTIVNSLSSLVGDMPTAVAAVASSVIQGVINLFIPGGSGQALVTMPILIPLADLIGMSRQLMITSFQVGDGLTNLIVPTSGGTLAMLALGRVSYAQWLRVITPLLVLVYVMCWAALVLGYYVGY; this comes from the coding sequence ATGAGCCAACAACAGCAAGTTTCAGACACAAAAGCCCCTGCATCAGGTAAATGGTACAAGCAGATACCGGACCCGATGGTGCTAATTTTTTTCATTCTGGTCGCCGCCTACCTAATGACGTTTATTGTGCCCGCAGGGGAGTTTGAACGTCAGACTGTCGATGGTCGTACGACGGTCATTCCTGAGTCTTTCATGTACTTGTCAGATGTTGCGAATCTGCACTTTTTCAAGATTTTCGTCGCCATACCGGAAGGTCTGATTAACGCATCGCAATTTCTGTTTATCGTGTTTATTGCTGGTGGTCTGTTTCATATTCTACAGCGGACAGGTGCACTGGAGAACGCCATTGGTGTCGCCGTTCATCGAGTGGGTGCTGAAAACAGCATTAAAAGTCGCAACCTGATCATTGCTGCGGGCACCTTTATCTATGGCTTCTTTGGCGTTGCTGTCGGCTTTGAGAATAATATCGCGCTCGTGCCCATTGGCGTGCTGATAGCTTCTGCCATTGGCTGCTCTCGATTAGTCGGCGTTGTGATGGCCGTAGGAGGTATCGGTATCGGATTCGCTTTATCCCCGATCAATCCATATACCGTTGGCGTTGCTCAAGGTATCGGTGAATTACCCACCTTTTCAGGCTGGTGGTTACGTACATTGATGGTTGTTGCGTGTCTGGCTACCTTGGCGCTTTTTATCTGCCGTTACGTTGTCAAAATGGACTACCACGATGACAGCCCGGCTGAGCTAACCAAGCGTCTCGAAGATTATACCTTGAGCCGCCAAAACATCATTACATTAGCTATTTTTATTTCTGGCCTGATTATCATGCTGATTGGTGTGTTCACCCGCGGTTGGTACATCAATGAAATTGCAGCCATGTTCTTGCTGATGGCGATTGTTATTGGGCTCTCTAACGGCCTGGGTGCTAATGCGCTGGTAAGACAAATGATGGAAGGAGCCTCATCCGTAACAGCCGGTGCCTTAGTCATTGGCGTTGCTGCTTCTATTCAGGTCATCCTTCAAGATGCACAGATTATTGACACTATTGTTAATTCCCTCAGCTCTCTGGTAGGTGATATGCCCACCGCTGTGGCGGCTGTCGCTTCAAGTGTTATTCAAGGCGTGATCAACCTGTTTATTCCGGGGGGATCAGGACAAGCATTAGTGACCATGCCGATTTTGATTCCTTTAGCAGATTTAATAGGCATGAGCCGTCAATTGATGATCACGTCATTCCAGGTGGGAGATGGTTTGACTAACCTGATTGTTCCAACGTCTGGTGGCACTCTTGCGATGCTAGCGCTAGGGCGGGTTTCTTACGCGCAGTGGCTACGCGTTATTACCCCTTTATTAGTACTAGTTTACGTTATGTGCTGGGCAGCGCTGGTATTAGGCTATTACGTGGGTTATTAA
- a CDS encoding helix-turn-helix domain-containing protein, with protein MTDLILPSNANYLNFRHRLPDKRLAPWVQCFWSMGGSGDVTEPRTEKFYPDAGASLNIKLASSHPIITLCFNRRTLIETLDAYTPCLGIRFKAAGVHCLLGLLPEAFTDKPQRLDDELGTHGLQGLMPVVEQLYHLDAQQGLRLLETWLLHRLKSQPLINSRTPTMVQAIGKLQLPPQQLGATLGVTRRTLERKLKREVGVTPGQLVAYARLDRARHRLLETALPLAEIALQCGYYDQAHFTHAFQSLAYETPATYRKRKLSQIYKA; from the coding sequence ATGACCGATCTTATCCTGCCAAGCAACGCTAACTATCTCAATTTTCGGCATCGCCTACCTGATAAGCGTTTAGCCCCGTGGGTACAGTGCTTTTGGTCAATGGGTGGCTCAGGGGATGTTACTGAACCCAGAACCGAAAAATTCTATCCCGATGCCGGCGCTAGTCTCAATATCAAGCTTGCTAGTTCTCACCCCATCATCACGCTCTGTTTTAACAGGCGCACATTAATAGAAACACTCGACGCCTACACTCCCTGCCTGGGGATTCGCTTTAAAGCAGCAGGCGTTCACTGCCTGTTGGGCTTGCTACCCGAAGCATTCACAGATAAACCTCAGCGCCTAGATGACGAGCTTGGAACACACGGGTTGCAAGGGTTAATGCCCGTGGTAGAGCAACTCTACCATCTGGATGCACAACAGGGTTTACGCCTGCTAGAAACATGGTTGTTACACCGACTAAAGAGCCAGCCACTGATCAATAGTCGTACCCCCACGATGGTTCAAGCCATTGGAAAACTACAGCTTCCCCCTCAACAGTTAGGTGCCACATTAGGGGTGACTAGGCGAACCCTGGAACGCAAATTAAAACGCGAGGTGGGCGTTACGCCAGGCCAATTAGTCGCCTATGCCCGACTAGACCGTGCCCGTCACAGACTGCTTGAAACCGCGCTGCCCCTAGCGGAAATAGCGCTACAATGCGGCTACTATGACCAGGCTCACTTCACTCACGCCTTTCAATCACTCGCCTATGAAACACCCGCCACCTATCGCAAGCGAAAACTGTCGCAAATTTACAAGGCGTAA
- a CDS encoding FadR/GntR family transcriptional regulator, whose protein sequence is MKQARQPAKPKRSDVISEAIKEYIAQHHLKPGDRLPQEQELIQALDASKGTVREALKGLEAQGLVQTRTGPGGGAFISEVSDDRAMTLLGNYFFFHSPTIHDIYEARKALWPALVKSLEGVLDTDAFDRLASVMTFYDHPPASLEEEREQRFKELEFHLVLIDYCPNPLLALMCRFPVRLLMNMTVCQRIYEQPNPELRRQGYDYQRQLLEALRQGDIQRGCQIVSEHMQTAQTLMEAREAMLEKTFFKAGTDSDIDSNRDYLALTGYAQAKGLAEKSNQTK, encoded by the coding sequence ATGAAGCAAGCACGCCAACCTGCTAAACCTAAGCGTAGTGACGTAATCAGTGAGGCAATTAAGGAATATATTGCGCAACACCATTTAAAGCCCGGTGATCGACTGCCACAGGAACAAGAACTGATCCAGGCACTAGATGCATCCAAAGGCACGGTGCGTGAAGCTCTCAAGGGGCTTGAAGCCCAGGGGCTGGTTCAAACGCGAACAGGCCCAGGTGGTGGAGCCTTTATCAGTGAAGTAAGCGATGATCGAGCGATGACCTTGCTGGGTAACTATTTTTTCTTTCACTCGCCCACGATTCACGACATCTATGAAGCACGTAAAGCCCTCTGGCCAGCCCTGGTAAAGAGTCTTGAGGGCGTCCTCGATACGGATGCCTTTGATCGACTAGCGTCAGTAATGACCTTTTATGACCACCCGCCAGCATCGTTAGAAGAAGAGCGCGAGCAGCGATTTAAGGAGTTGGAGTTTCATTTAGTCCTGATTGATTATTGCCCTAACCCTCTGCTGGCCTTGATGTGCCGATTTCCAGTACGTCTGTTGATGAACATGACAGTCTGCCAGCGAATCTACGAACAGCCCAACCCTGAGTTACGCCGTCAAGGCTATGATTATCAACGTCAATTATTAGAGGCATTGCGTCAAGGAGACATTCAGCGCGGCTGCCAGATTGTCAGCGAACATATGCAGACAGCTCAAACCCTCATGGAGGCCAGAGAAGCGATGCTTGAAAAAACCTTCTTTAAAGCAGGTACAGACAGTGACATTGATAGCAATCGTGACTATCTGGCGCTAACAGGGTATGCGCAAGCCAAAGGGTTAGCGGAAAAAAGCAACCAAACTAAATAG
- a CDS encoding DUF1456 family protein gives MTNNDIFRRIRYTFDLKDSTIVDIFSLADVSVSQAQVTAWLKKDEDDAFVTMKNRELAAFLNGFISFKRGKREGPQPAPEAQLNNNMVFQKLRIALNLKADDILAVFELVGLPLSHHELSAFFRKPSHKNYRECKDQMLRNFLLGIQRQLRPGSNDAGSES, from the coding sequence TTGACGAATAATGATATTTTTCGCCGCATTCGCTACACCTTTGATTTAAAAGACAGCACCATCGTAGATATCTTCTCACTGGCTGACGTCAGCGTGAGCCAAGCGCAGGTCACTGCTTGGCTGAAAAAGGACGAAGATGATGCTTTTGTCACGATGAAAAACAGAGAGCTGGCGGCGTTTCTGAATGGTTTTATCAGCTTTAAACGTGGAAAGCGTGAAGGCCCGCAGCCTGCGCCTGAAGCGCAATTAAACAATAATATGGTTTTCCAAAAGCTGCGAATTGCGCTGAATCTGAAAGCAGACGATATCTTAGCAGTGTTTGAACTGGTGGGCTTACCGCTAAGCCATCATGAGCTAAGCGCTTTCTTCCGTAAGCCAAGTCATAAGAATTACCGTGAGTGTAAAGATCAAATGCTGCGTAATTTCTTGCTCGGTATTCAACGCCAGTTACGGCCTGGCTCGAACGACGCAGGTTCTGAGTCTTAA
- a CDS encoding carboxymuconolactone decarboxylase family protein, which yields MSTRLSQQSVYRLVPRLAKHLTALGNVAVDSTVNRTIIHLINLRISQINHCCFCQHMHSQEARDDGEHQVRLDVLPAWREASCFSTQERAALAWAEALTLISQQPSISDDTYQNALTAFGEQGLIDLTAIIVQINSWNRISVGFQFAPEIRT from the coding sequence ATGTCTACTCGTCTATCTCAGCAGTCAGTGTATCGCCTTGTCCCACGCCTAGCGAAACACCTGACGGCACTGGGCAATGTTGCTGTAGATTCAACGGTTAATCGCACGATAATCCACTTAATCAACCTGCGCATTTCGCAAATTAACCACTGCTGCTTTTGCCAGCATATGCATTCCCAAGAAGCCAGAGACGATGGTGAGCATCAGGTTCGCCTAGACGTATTACCTGCCTGGCGAGAAGCATCTTGCTTTAGCACACAAGAGCGCGCCGCACTCGCCTGGGCCGAAGCACTCACACTCATCAGCCAACAGCCCTCTATCAGCGACGACACTTATCAAAACGCATTAACTGCCTTTGGTGAGCAGGGGCTAATTGACCTAACTGCCATTATTGTTCAAATCAACAGCTGGAATCGGATATCGGTGGGCTTTCAGTTTGCACCGGAAATCCGTACCTAA
- a CDS encoding GFA family protein: MKGECLCGEVKFSVKGELPNFYQCHCSLCRKATGSSANAATFVSEECFHWMSGQDNIRSFQKPTGYRNDFCSNCGSSVPNKLRDTGLIWIPAGLLEGETGSRVAVHLHLSSSATWEQASSSSIRLDDGPNSLASLHEALQRTS, from the coding sequence ATGAAAGGTGAGTGTCTCTGCGGGGAGGTTAAGTTCAGCGTTAAAGGAGAACTACCAAACTTCTATCAATGCCACTGTTCTTTGTGTCGGAAAGCAACCGGTTCTTCAGCGAATGCCGCCACGTTTGTAAGCGAAGAGTGCTTTCACTGGATGTCTGGTCAAGACAATATTCGCTCTTTTCAAAAACCAACTGGCTATCGGAATGATTTTTGTTCGAACTGTGGTAGCTCAGTACCCAATAAATTGAGAGATACGGGGCTGATATGGATCCCCGCTGGACTGCTTGAAGGGGAAACGGGATCACGCGTTGCTGTGCATCTTCATTTGTCTTCATCGGCGACATGGGAACAAGCGTCCAGCAGCAGCATTCGGTTAGATGATGGACCCAATAGCTTAGCGTCGCTTCATGAAGCATTACAGCGCACAAGCTGA
- a CDS encoding allantoate amidohydrolase → MTLSLTQAGEQAWKWLEDAAKFSETDNIERDGVTRRCATPEHRAVLNELATWMKSVGMSVRMDNAANLIGRYASPQAGARSLLLGSHQDTVPNGGKYDGMMGVILPLALVSYLHENAIEMPFHIDVVAFSDEEGTRFSSTLLGSKVLAGTFEPGMLEARDDQGITLGQALADFGCNTQHIDADRYLSKDVIAFIETHIEQGPQLEQDDVAVGVVSAITGIERHEITINGMAGHAGTVPMHMRQDALVGAAHVIQLVDQLCKSTNELVGVVGKIENAPNGVNVIPQTTTLSIELRSPDDAIRRQARTQLLSQIDASMQALNLGFKHRHTYEQSAVQCAKHLIDTMQSALKDARIEPRVLFSGAGHDGLAMADLCDIGMLFVRCRGGISHHPSEAIKPEDLGVAIEVLLNTCQRLAQKQ, encoded by the coding sequence ATGACGCTTTCTTTAACCCAGGCCGGAGAACAGGCGTGGAAGTGGCTGGAAGATGCCGCTAAGTTTAGTGAAACCGACAATATTGAACGCGACGGCGTTACCCGTCGCTGCGCCACCCCTGAACACCGCGCTGTGCTGAATGAACTTGCAACGTGGATGAAAAGCGTGGGTATGTCTGTGCGCATGGATAATGCCGCAAACCTGATCGGTCGTTATGCCAGTCCACAGGCCGGTGCCCGTTCGCTGCTACTCGGGTCGCACCAGGACACCGTTCCTAATGGCGGCAAGTACGATGGCATGATGGGCGTTATTCTGCCTCTTGCCTTGGTGAGCTACTTGCATGAAAACGCGATTGAAATGCCCTTTCACATTGATGTGGTGGCGTTTAGCGACGAGGAAGGGACACGCTTCAGTTCTACCTTGCTTGGCTCTAAAGTGCTGGCGGGCACGTTTGAACCAGGGATGCTTGAAGCCCGCGATGATCAGGGCATAACACTTGGGCAAGCGCTGGCTGACTTTGGTTGTAACACCCAGCATATCGACGCCGATCGATACTTATCGAAAGACGTAATCGCTTTTATCGAAACACATATCGAGCAGGGCCCTCAGCTTGAGCAGGATGATGTCGCGGTGGGTGTAGTAAGTGCAATTACCGGGATCGAGCGCCACGAGATAACCATCAATGGCATGGCAGGACATGCTGGAACTGTTCCCATGCATATGCGGCAGGATGCGCTGGTGGGAGCTGCCCATGTCATCCAATTGGTCGATCAGTTATGCAAAAGCACTAATGAACTCGTTGGTGTCGTGGGCAAGATTGAGAACGCGCCTAATGGCGTCAATGTCATCCCTCAAACCACGACCTTGAGCATTGAGCTGCGCTCGCCGGATGATGCAATTCGCCGTCAAGCAAGAACTCAATTGTTAAGCCAAATTGACGCGTCTATGCAAGCCTTGAACCTTGGCTTTAAGCATCGTCACACCTATGAACAATCGGCTGTTCAATGCGCCAAGCACCTTATCGATACCATGCAGAGCGCGCTTAAGGATGCTCGGATTGAGCCACGGGTGCTATTCAGCGGCGCAGGCCACGATGGGTTAGCCATGGCCGACCTGTGTGACATCGGCATGCTGTTTGTTCGTTGTCGCGGCGGTATCAGCCACCACCCCAGCGAAGCTATCAAGCCTGAGGATCTCGGCGTTGCCATTGAGGTTCTCTTAAACACCTGCCAGCGACTCGCACAAAAGCAATAG
- a CDS encoding nucleotidyltransferase family protein has translation MDHEALIKQWIMSDPDRLEALTIAAAQELPGWCLAAGFVRNLVWDKLHDFSASTPLNDIDLIYFDSNDISVSRDREIEQGLRGVSTFPWSVKNQARMHERNRDYPYTSTEDAMSFWVEVETAVGAALDDGEITIVAPFGVKPLFDYTVTLNPKRPKRTDFEARVYNKRWLQTWPKLVVNA, from the coding sequence ATGGATCATGAAGCGCTGATCAAGCAATGGATAATGAGCGATCCTGATCGCCTGGAGGCGCTGACTATCGCGGCTGCGCAGGAGCTGCCGGGTTGGTGTCTCGCTGCGGGGTTCGTTAGAAATTTGGTGTGGGACAAGCTGCATGACTTTTCAGCGAGTACGCCATTGAACGACATTGATTTAATTTACTTCGATTCGAACGACATAAGCGTTTCTCGTGATCGTGAGATTGAGCAAGGGTTAAGAGGCGTCTCAACCTTTCCCTGGTCAGTAAAGAATCAAGCAAGAATGCATGAGCGAAATAGGGACTATCCGTATACCTCAACTGAAGATGCGATGAGTTTCTGGGTCGAAGTAGAAACTGCTGTAGGCGCTGCTTTGGATGATGGAGAAATCACTATTGTGGCTCCCTTTGGCGTTAAGCCACTGTTTGACTATACCGTTACATTAAATCCTAAACGGCCAAAACGAACGGATTTTGAAGCCCGGGTATACAACAAGCGGTGGCTGCAAACTTGGCCAAAGTTGGTGGTAAATGCTTAA
- a CDS encoding isochorismatase family protein: protein MTQSKTALLLIDVQASFPARDYWVESLAQAWRPKQRAVLDAAQANNIPVVRIFHEAPGSQGAFDPANGLIRPLDGFDDEAAVTFHKRVHNAFSDTELENWLRERGINQLAISGIRTEQCCETTTRVASDLGFSVDFVSDATLTFPMTRNGITWSADDIKARTELVLEDRFARIINTQDLINQWQNTRE, encoded by the coding sequence ATGACCCAGTCTAAAACCGCTCTGCTATTAATTGACGTTCAAGCCTCCTTCCCTGCCCGCGATTATTGGGTAGAATCTCTGGCGCAAGCATGGCGCCCCAAGCAACGAGCAGTGCTAGACGCGGCGCAGGCAAATAACATACCTGTTGTGCGCATTTTTCATGAAGCACCCGGTAGCCAAGGCGCTTTTGACCCCGCTAATGGCCTCATTCGCCCGCTTGATGGTTTTGACGATGAAGCGGCGGTGACATTCCATAAGCGTGTTCATAATGCATTCAGCGATACGGAGCTTGAAAATTGGTTACGTGAACGCGGTATTAATCAACTTGCGATTAGTGGTATTCGCACAGAACAGTGCTGCGAGACAACCACCCGCGTAGCGTCAGATTTAGGCTTTAGCGTTGATTTTGTCAGCGATGCAACACTAACGTTTCCTATGACGCGTAACGGCATTACATGGTCAGCGGATGATATTAAGGCACGTACCGAACTGGTACTTGAAGACCGTTTTGCGCGTATTATCAATACTCAAGACTTGATCAATCAGTGGCAAAACACGCGTGAATGA
- a CDS encoding YrhK family protein, with the protein MNSVTKQRQQLPNILGLLSSLCFFFGSLLFLPSGAFYATVGVWCFVMGSLIMFIIYALSIKNTGKKHV; encoded by the coding sequence ATGAACAGTGTGACGAAACAGCGTCAACAGCTACCTAATATTCTGGGTCTCTTATCCAGTTTATGTTTTTTCTTTGGCAGTCTTTTATTCCTACCGTCCGGCGCTTTCTATGCAACCGTAGGCGTATGGTGTTTTGTAATGGGGTCACTCATCATGTTTATTATTTACGCATTGAGTATTAAAAATACGGGTAAAAAGCACGTCTAG